Proteins encoded within one genomic window of Jiangella mangrovi:
- the dapF gene encoding diaminopimelate epimerase, translating into MNGISFVKGHGTQNDFVLLPDADGALAERLDEKAVRRLADRYSGIGADGVIRVTRTETSEEVRKQADEGEWFMDYRNADGSIAEMCGNGVRVMARYLWENGLVDGPVLTLATRGGVRTVHAEPDGRLTVEMGRAKPAATRQLAFVATGGRTWEAVPVRVPNPHAVVFVDDLDEAGALTSAPDLRPAAVFPDSANVEFVAARGHKHIALRVWERGVGETRSCGTGVCAAAWAAMRRDGAGAGARYTVDVPGGQLVVTERPDGELLLTGPAVLGIRGTVDL; encoded by the coding sequence GTGAACGGCATCTCCTTCGTCAAGGGTCACGGCACCCAGAACGACTTCGTGCTGCTGCCGGACGCCGACGGCGCCCTGGCCGAGCGGCTCGACGAGAAGGCGGTGCGGCGCCTGGCGGACCGGTACTCCGGCATCGGCGCCGACGGCGTCATCCGCGTCACGCGCACCGAGACCTCCGAAGAGGTCCGCAAGCAGGCCGACGAGGGCGAGTGGTTCATGGACTACCGCAACGCCGACGGCTCCATCGCCGAGATGTGCGGCAACGGCGTGCGCGTCATGGCCCGCTACCTGTGGGAGAACGGCCTGGTCGATGGGCCGGTGCTGACGCTGGCCACGCGCGGCGGCGTCCGGACGGTGCACGCCGAGCCGGACGGCCGGCTGACCGTCGAGATGGGCCGGGCCAAGCCGGCCGCCACCCGCCAGCTGGCGTTCGTCGCCACCGGCGGACGCACCTGGGAGGCGGTCCCCGTGCGGGTGCCCAACCCGCACGCCGTCGTGTTCGTCGACGACCTCGACGAGGCCGGCGCGCTCACGTCGGCGCCCGACCTGCGCCCGGCAGCGGTCTTCCCGGACTCCGCGAACGTCGAGTTCGTCGCCGCGCGGGGGCACAAGCACATCGCGCTGCGGGTGTGGGAGCGCGGCGTCGGCGAGACCCGCTCCTGCGGCACCGGCGTCTGCGCCGCGGCGTGGGCGGCCATGCGGCGCGACGGGGCCGGCGCCGGTGCGCGCTACACCGTCGACGTGCCCGGCGGCCAGCTCGTCGTCACCGAGCGTCCGGACGGGGAGCTGCTGCTCACCGGGCCGGCTGTGCTGGGGATTCGCGGAACGGTCGATCTCTGA
- a CDS encoding ABC transporter substrate-binding protein, with product MRRSLLATSAVALLALSACGGDDEPTAAGEGDGGDLAAVTLTLNWVPYGEHAPFYYGVAEGIYEEEGIDLEIRPGSGSGTTVQQVAQSQTDFGWADTPPLLNGITEGMPVKSLGVFLQSGPASVEFFTDQGISEPTDLVGKVVAGTPGDAMYATFPAWLELNGVDPDDVEVVNVDPAGKIAALVEGRADAIMGFFHDQGPTIEDISGKDVDALLYSEWGMNLLGTGLIAHQNTIDDDPELVEAFVRATARSWEAAAEDPDGAAAAMEEGADETPPAEVLRAQLEQSIGLLSLADAGTPGANTEDQWQETIDLLSQNGALEEPANPATYWESSFSEAG from the coding sequence ATGCGACGCAGCCTGCTGGCCACCTCCGCCGTGGCACTCCTCGCCCTGTCCGCCTGCGGAGGCGACGACGAACCCACCGCCGCGGGCGAGGGCGACGGCGGTGACCTCGCCGCGGTGACGCTGACCCTCAACTGGGTCCCCTACGGCGAGCACGCGCCGTTCTACTACGGCGTCGCCGAGGGGATCTACGAGGAGGAGGGCATCGACCTAGAAATCCGGCCGGGCAGCGGCTCCGGCACGACGGTGCAACAGGTCGCGCAGTCGCAGACCGACTTCGGCTGGGCCGACACGCCGCCGCTGCTCAACGGCATCACCGAGGGCATGCCGGTCAAGAGCCTCGGCGTCTTCCTGCAGAGCGGCCCGGCGTCGGTCGAGTTCTTCACCGACCAGGGCATCAGCGAGCCCACGGACCTCGTCGGCAAGGTCGTGGCCGGCACGCCGGGCGACGCCATGTACGCGACGTTCCCCGCCTGGCTGGAGCTCAACGGCGTCGACCCCGACGACGTCGAGGTCGTCAACGTCGACCCCGCCGGCAAGATCGCCGCCCTGGTCGAGGGCCGCGCCGACGCGATCATGGGCTTCTTCCACGACCAGGGCCCGACCATCGAGGACATCAGCGGCAAGGACGTCGACGCGCTGCTGTACTCCGAGTGGGGCATGAACCTGCTGGGCACGGGCCTGATCGCGCATCAGAACACCATCGACGACGACCCCGAGCTGGTCGAGGCGTTCGTGCGGGCGACGGCGCGGTCGTGGGAGGCCGCCGCCGAGGATCCGGACGGCGCCGCGGCCGCCATGGAGGAGGGCGCCGACGAGACCCCGCCGGCCGAGGTGCTGCGCGCCCAGCTCGAGCAGAGCATCGGCCTGCTGAGCCTCGCCGACGCGGGCACGCCCGGCGCCAACACCGAGGACCAGTGGCAGGAGACCATCGACCTGCTGTCGCAGAACGGCGCCCTGGAGGAACCGGCCAACCCGGCCACCTACTGGGAGTCGTCCTTCAGCGAGGCCGGGTGA
- the miaA gene encoding tRNA (adenosine(37)-N6)-dimethylallyltransferase MiaA encodes MVSEPVTVVAVVGATAAGKSDLAVDVALRLGGEVVNADSMQLYRGMDIGTAKLTEDERRGVPHHLLDLYDVTRPATVAEFQQLARDAIDDCRARGVTPVLVGGSALYVRAVLDRFEFPGTDPEVRARLEGELAEVGAAVLHSRLAGRDPAAAAAILPSNGRRVVRALEVIELTGRPFTATLPPRRYRYDDVVQIGLDVPRDVLDERIELRVDRMWEQGLVDEVRRLEALGLREGPTASRALGYAQVLAFLAGDSTEPAARDETVLLTRRFARRQHAWFGKDDRIGWIPFDADDRLERALTYHRRS; translated from the coding sequence CTGGTGAGCGAGCCCGTCACCGTCGTCGCCGTCGTCGGAGCCACCGCCGCAGGCAAGAGCGACCTGGCCGTCGACGTCGCCCTGCGGCTGGGCGGCGAGGTCGTCAACGCCGACTCCATGCAGCTCTACCGGGGCATGGACATCGGGACGGCGAAGCTCACCGAGGACGAGCGCAGGGGCGTCCCGCACCACCTGCTCGACCTCTACGACGTCACCCGCCCGGCCACCGTGGCGGAGTTCCAGCAGCTCGCGCGCGACGCCATCGACGACTGCCGGGCCCGTGGCGTCACGCCGGTGCTGGTGGGCGGCAGCGCGCTCTATGTACGCGCTGTGCTCGACCGGTTCGAGTTCCCCGGCACCGACCCCGAGGTCCGGGCGCGCCTCGAGGGCGAGCTGGCCGAGGTCGGCGCCGCCGTCCTGCACAGCCGGCTGGCCGGGCGCGATCCCGCCGCCGCGGCCGCCATCCTGCCCAGCAACGGCCGCCGCGTGGTCAGGGCGCTCGAGGTCATCGAGCTGACCGGCCGCCCGTTCACCGCCACGCTGCCGCCGCGGCGGTACCGCTACGACGACGTCGTCCAGATCGGGCTCGACGTGCCGCGCGACGTCCTCGACGAGCGCATCGAGCTGCGCGTCGACCGCATGTGGGAGCAGGGCCTGGTCGACGAGGTCCGGCGGCTGGAGGCGCTGGGGCTGCGCGAGGGCCCGACGGCGAGCCGGGCGCTGGGCTACGCACAGGTGCTGGCGTTCCTGGCCGGCGACTCGACGGAGCCGGCCGCCCGCGACGAGACGGTGCTGCTCACGCGGCGTTTCGCCCGCCGTCAGCACGCCTGGTTCGGCAAGGACGACCGCATCGGCTGGATCCCGTTCGACGCCGATGACCGGTTGGAGCGCGCTCTGACCTACCATCGTCGGTCGTGA
- a CDS encoding antitoxin — MGFDEIKNKVTDLISDNADKVSDGVDKATDFIDDKTGGKYSEHLEGVDDKARDFIDGLDGEKGEDDKPA, encoded by the coding sequence ATGGGCTTCGACGAGATCAAGAACAAGGTCACCGACCTGATTTCCGACAACGCCGACAAGGTCAGCGACGGCGTCGACAAGGCCACCGACTTCATCGACGACAAGACCGGCGGCAAGTACAGCGAGCACCTCGAGGGCGTCGACGACAAGGCCCGCGACTTCATCGACGGCCTCGACGGCGAGAAGGGCGAGGACGACAAGCCGGCCTGA
- a CDS encoding ABC transporter permease, giving the protein MPEVISRAAPPSATPDDDAAPPRTGAAQRATQILSAAWRPALLLVLLGFGWWAITAAEVFPAYLVPTPGDVANELVTEREMLARHTWVTTYETVVGFLLAAVIGMLAAVVIVYSPTLEKALYPLILFAQVIPKIAIAPILVVWFGFGPMPKVILAVLIAFFPIVVSGVAGLRSTDPELLDLSATMGASRWKTFRKIRFPNALPHLLSGLKVAVTLAVVGAVVGEFVGADEGLGYVLLLASGNLNSSLLFADLILMSALGVVLFVLVEAAEALLIPWHASRRQGIPLTTS; this is encoded by the coding sequence ATGCCTGAGGTGATTTCCAGGGCCGCGCCTCCTTCCGCCACGCCCGACGACGACGCCGCACCGCCCCGCACGGGAGCCGCCCAGCGCGCCACCCAGATCCTGTCCGCCGCCTGGCGCCCCGCGCTGCTGCTGGTGCTGCTGGGCTTCGGCTGGTGGGCGATCACGGCTGCCGAGGTGTTCCCCGCCTACCTGGTCCCCACGCCCGGCGACGTCGCGAACGAGCTGGTCACCGAGCGCGAGATGCTGGCCCGGCACACGTGGGTGACGACGTACGAGACGGTGGTCGGCTTCCTGCTCGCCGCGGTCATCGGCATGCTGGCCGCCGTCGTCATCGTGTACTCCCCCACGCTCGAGAAGGCGCTCTACCCGCTGATCCTGTTCGCGCAGGTCATCCCCAAGATCGCCATCGCGCCGATCCTCGTCGTCTGGTTCGGGTTCGGGCCGATGCCGAAGGTGATCCTGGCGGTGCTGATCGCGTTCTTCCCGATCGTGGTCTCCGGGGTCGCCGGCCTGCGCTCGACCGATCCGGAGCTGCTGGACCTGTCGGCGACCATGGGCGCGAGCCGGTGGAAGACGTTCCGGAAGATCCGGTTCCCGAACGCGCTGCCGCACCTGCTGTCGGGCCTCAAGGTCGCCGTGACGCTGGCGGTCGTCGGCGCGGTGGTCGGCGAGTTCGTCGGCGCCGACGAAGGGCTCGGCTACGTGTTGCTGCTGGCCAGCGGCAACCTCAACTCGTCGCTGCTGTTCGCCGACCTGATCCTGATGTCCGCCCTCGGCGTCGTCCTGTTCGTCCTGGTCGAGGCCGCGGAGGCACTGCTCATCCCCTGGCACGCCAGCCGCCGCCAGGGCATCCCCCTCACCACGTCCTGA
- the hflX gene encoding GTPase HflX, which produces MSNSPGHAYNPYDDSAEAPEAEEFDLLEDLDGDTTGDYDLDERHALRRVAGLSTELEDVTEVEYRRLRLERVVLVAVWPGGSFTDAENSLSELAALAETAGSQVLEGLVQRRQHPDNATYIGSGKVQELREVVHAHGADTVIVDGELTASQLRNLEDKVDVKVVDRTMLILDIFAQHAKSREGKAQVELAQLEYLSQRLRGWGASLSRQAGGRAGGAGGGVGTRGPGETKLETDRRRIRTRVTKLRRELADMRVARDTKRADRRRHAVPAVSIVGYTNAGKSSLLNRLTGAGVLVEDALFATLDPTVRKAQTQEGRVYTLADTVGFVRHLPHELVESFRSTLEEAGDADLLVHVVDGSHPDPEGQLTAVRGVLADIGAGGVREVVAVNKSDAADPMVVARLLRNEPHAVAVSARTGAGLDTLRALIESELPQPPVEVDALVPYDHGELVARVHTVGEVLSVDHEAEGTRVRARVPEALAAALEPYAVAAR; this is translated from the coding sequence TTGAGCAATAGTCCAGGCCACGCATACAACCCCTATGACGACTCCGCCGAGGCGCCGGAGGCCGAGGAGTTCGACCTCCTCGAGGACCTCGACGGCGACACCACCGGGGACTACGACCTGGACGAGCGCCACGCGCTGCGTCGTGTGGCGGGCCTGTCGACCGAGCTCGAGGACGTCACCGAGGTCGAGTACCGGCGGCTGCGACTCGAGCGGGTCGTGCTCGTCGCGGTCTGGCCCGGCGGGTCCTTCACCGATGCCGAGAACTCCCTCTCCGAGCTGGCGGCGCTGGCCGAGACGGCCGGTTCGCAGGTGCTCGAGGGGCTCGTGCAGCGTCGTCAGCACCCCGACAACGCCACCTACATCGGCTCCGGCAAGGTCCAGGAGCTTCGCGAGGTCGTGCACGCGCACGGCGCCGACACCGTCATCGTCGACGGCGAGCTGACGGCGTCGCAGCTGCGCAACCTGGAGGACAAGGTCGACGTCAAGGTCGTCGACCGCACCATGCTGATCCTCGACATCTTCGCCCAGCACGCGAAGAGCCGCGAGGGCAAGGCGCAGGTCGAGCTGGCCCAGCTCGAGTACCTCTCCCAGCGGCTGCGCGGCTGGGGCGCGAGCCTCTCCCGGCAGGCCGGTGGCCGGGCCGGCGGCGCCGGGGGCGGCGTCGGCACCCGTGGTCCCGGTGAGACGAAGCTCGAGACCGACCGCCGGCGCATCCGCACCCGGGTCACCAAGCTGCGCCGCGAGCTCGCCGACATGCGCGTCGCCCGCGACACCAAGCGGGCCGACCGCCGCCGGCACGCGGTGCCCGCCGTCTCCATCGTCGGCTACACCAACGCCGGCAAGTCGTCGCTGCTCAACCGCCTCACCGGCGCGGGCGTGCTGGTCGAGGACGCGTTGTTCGCCACCCTCGACCCCACCGTCCGCAAGGCGCAGACGCAAGAGGGCCGCGTCTACACGCTGGCCGACACGGTCGGGTTCGTCCGGCACCTGCCGCACGAGCTGGTCGAGTCGTTCCGTTCCACGCTCGAGGAGGCCGGCGACGCCGACCTCCTCGTCCACGTGGTCGACGGCTCGCACCCCGACCCCGAGGGGCAGCTGACGGCGGTCCGTGGCGTCCTCGCCGACATCGGCGCGGGCGGGGTCCGCGAGGTCGTCGCCGTCAACAAGTCCGACGCGGCCGACCCCATGGTCGTCGCCCGGCTGCTGCGCAACGAGCCGCACGCGGTCGCCGTCTCGGCCCGCACCGGGGCCGGCCTCGATACGCTGCGCGCGCTCATCGAGAGCGAGCTGCCGCAGCCGCCGGTCGAGGTCGACGCGCTGGTGCCGTACGACCACGGCGAGCTGGTGGCGCGGGTGCACACCGTCGGCGAGGTGCTGTCGGTCGACCACGAGGCCGAGGGCACCCGCGTGCGGGCCCGCGTGCCCGAGGCGCTGGCCGCGGCGCTCGAGCCGTACGCCGTCGCCGCCCGCTGA
- a CDS encoding cupin domain-containing protein — protein MAAPATARLEEIEPKACSCGQTRRAFVDVEPGTASVHLLDVEAATSHYHRKATEIYVVLEGEGQVELDGVAHPAGPLSAFLIPPGTRHRAIGELRALVVAIPAADDEDEYFDA, from the coding sequence ATGGCAGCACCCGCGACGGCCAGGCTCGAGGAGATCGAGCCGAAGGCGTGTTCGTGCGGGCAGACCCGCCGGGCGTTCGTGGACGTGGAACCGGGGACGGCGAGCGTCCACCTGCTCGACGTCGAGGCCGCGACCAGCCATTACCACCGGAAGGCGACCGAGATCTACGTCGTCCTCGAGGGTGAGGGGCAGGTCGAGCTCGACGGCGTCGCGCATCCGGCCGGGCCGCTGAGCGCGTTCCTGATCCCGCCGGGCACCCGGCACCGGGCGATCGGCGAGCTCCGCGCGCTGGTCGTCGCCATCCCCGCCGCCGACGACGAGGACGAGTATTTCGATGCCTGA